From Macadamia integrifolia cultivar HAES 741 unplaced genomic scaffold, SCU_Mint_v3 scaffold_56A, whole genome shotgun sequence, a single genomic window includes:
- the LOC122071688 gene encoding biotin carboxylase 1, chloroplastic, with the protein MDSMIFCKSIHSPPGLFVGRALGIRSSQCSFMVGSSVSFPRQRAQAVHVSRKSKKHGGALNATCRDDKILVANRGEIAVRVIRTAHEMGIPCVAVYSTIDKDALHVKLADEAVCIGEAPSNQSYLVIPNVLAAAISRKCTMLHPGYGFLSENAVFVEMCREHGINFIGPNPDSIRVMGDKSTARETMKKAGVPTVPGSDGLLQSTDEAIKLANEIGFPVMIKATAGGGGRGMRLAKEPDEFVKLLQQAKTEAAAAFGNDGVYLEKYIQNPRHIEFQILADKFGNVVHFGERDCSIQRRNQKLLEEAPSPALTPELRKAMGDAAVAAAASIGYIGVGTIEFLLDERGSFYFMEMNTRIQVEHPISEMISSTDLIEEQIRVARGEKLRYKQEDIVLRGHSIECRINAEDAFKGFRPGPGRVTAYLPSGGPFVRMDSHLYPDYVVPPSYDSLLGKLIVWAPTRERAIERMKRALDDTVITGVPTTIEYHKLILDVEDFRNGKVDTAFIPKHEKELAAPQKMVLSTPAKELVNATA; encoded by the exons ATGGATTCTATGATTTTTTGCAAATCCATCCACTCGCCACCT GGCTTATTTGTGGGGCGAGCTCTAGGAATACGGAGCTCACAATGTAGCTTTATGGTTGGTAGCTCGGTTAGTTTTCCTAGGCAGAGAGCTCAAGCTGTCCACGTGAGCCGGAAATCAAAGAAACATGGGGGAGCACTAAATGCTACATGTCGAGATGATAAGATTCTTGTAGCCAACAGAGGAGAAATTGCAGTCCGTGTGATTCGAACCGCTCATGAAATGGGGATACCTTGTGTTGCAGTTTACTCTACCATAGATAAGGATGCACTTCATGTGAAACTTGCAGATGAAGCAGTTTGCATTGGTGAAGCACCAAGTAATCAATC ATATTTGGTGATCCCAAATGTTCTTGCTGCTGCAATTAGCCGTAAATGTACGATGCTGCATCCTGGATATGGCTTCCTATCTGAGAATGCAGTTTTTGTTGAAATGTGCCGAGAGCATGGAATTAACTTTATCGGGCCTAAT CCTGATAGCATTCGGGTTATGGGGGACAAATCTACTGCCCGAGAGACAATGAAGAAAGCTGGTGTTCCAACTGTACCTGGAAGTGATGGATTGTTACAG AGTACAGATGAAGCTATCAAGCTTGCCAATGAGATTGGTTTTCCTGTGATGATCAAG GCAACTGCTGGTGGTGGAGGACGTGGAATGCGTCTTGCTAAAGAACCTGATGAGTTTGTAAAGTTGTTGCAG CAAGCAAAGACTGAGGCTGCTGCTGCATTTGGAAACGATGGAGTTTATTTGGAAAAATACATTCAAAATCCTAGGCATATCGAGTTCCAG ATTCTGGCCGATAAGTTCGGTAATGTTGTTCACTTTGGAGAGCGTGATTGCAGCATCCAG CGAAGGAACCAAAAGCTGCTTGAAGAAGCTCCTTCCCCTGCATTGACACCAGAATTACGGAAAGCCATGGGTGATGCAGCAGTTGCAGCAGCGGCTTCCATAGGTTACATTGGCGTGGGAACCATCGAATTTCTTCTGGACGAGAGGGGTTCCTTCTACTTCATGGAAATGAACACTCGGATTCAG GTGGAACATCCCATCAGTGAGATGATTTCTTCTACTGATTTGATTGAAGAACAAATCCGTGTTGCTAGAGGAGAGAAACTCCGGTACAAGCAG GAAGATATTGTACTAAGAGGGCATTCAATTGAATGCCGTATTAATGCTGAAGATGCTTTCAAAGGATTCCGACCAGGACCTG GAAGAGTAACAGCTTACTTGCCATCTGGTGGCCCATTTGTGAGAATGGATAGCCATCTTTATCCTGATTATGTAGTTCCCCCAAGCTATGATTCCCTACTTGGAAAG CTTATTGTTTGGGCACCAACACGAGAAAGAGCAATTGAGCGCATGAAAAGGGCTCTTGATGACACTGTAATTACAG GAGTTCCTACAACAATTGAATACCACAAACTCATCCTTGATGTTGAG GACTTCAGAAATGGCAAGGTTGATACCGCATTCATTCCGAAGCATGAAAAAGAGTTAGCTGCG CCCCAGAAGATGGTGCTATCGACTCCTGCCAAAGAACTGGTTAATGCAACTGCTTAG